The DNA region TTCCTGTGCAGAGGCGACGGTCGGGGCCGCCGTTGCAGGGGTGTGGTGACGGGCTACTCCCGGCCCGCCTGCCGCTCCAGCGCGGCACCGAGGGCGGTGGCGTCGGCGGCGATGCGCTGGAGTTCGGCCAGGTGGGCGGCCAGGGCGCGGCGGCCCTGCGGGCTCAGGCGCAGCCAGGTGCGGGGGCGCTTGCCGACGTAGCCGCGGCGGACCTTGACGTAGGAGGCGGCCTCCAGGGTGCTGACCAGCTTGCTCAGTGCCGACTCCGAGACCCCGCAGCTCTCCCGCACGGCGCGGAACTCCGCCTCGGCGCAGCCGGAGAGGAAGGCCACCACGGTGAGCCGGGTGGGTTGGTGGATCAGCTCGTCGAAGGCCGGGGCGGGCGGCTCGGCGTTCACTCGGCGTCCGCCCGCGCCCGCTTGCGGCGCAGGAGCAGCAGGTGGCCGAAGCCGCCGGTGAGGCCGAGGGTGAGCAGGAATCCGGCCGCGCCGAACGCCAGGGCCAGCGCCCCGGCCGCGACCAGCGGCAGCAGCTGGAGCGCGATCGCGCGCCGGCGGGCGGCCCCGCGCGGCAGGGCCGGGACGATGCCGGGCCGGTGCTCGATGCGGTGGCTGACCACGACGTGGCCGATCAGGGCCGCCGCCGCGATCAGCCGCAGGCCCGCGTCCGCGAGCCACAGCCGCTGCGGCAGCAGGACCAGCAGGCCAAGCAGGACGAACCCCAGCGCGAACAGACCCGCTGCCGTGGCCGGGTACCAGCCCGGCAGCGGACGGGGCCGGGCCGCCGCCCGGGCCTCGCGCGCGGTGCGCAGGGAGGCGAGAGCCTCTGCGGGGTCGATGTGATGAACAGCCATCAGATCTCCAATTCCGGAGTGCCTGAGCGTGCCTGAGATCCTGGCATTTACTTTCCCACCGGGCAAGCACTAGCGTGGCGGGCATGCGCACGGGGAGGCAAGGGAATGACCGCGCCCGTGGCCGACCGCGGTCGCCCGTGCCGAGGGCGAGGCGATCCAGGCGTCCGGACCGTGGATGCGCTACGGCCGCCGGACATCGGCTCGCCAAGGCGCTCTGCTCGTCCCAGCTGCCCGACGGCGCCAAGGCCCCTGAGACATCCGGCAGTTGGCAGCACCTGGACCGCCTGCTGGCCCTGGACTCCGGAAGACCGAATCCGACAAGAAGAGGACCATCGATCATGTTCAACCCGCTGTCCAACCGCGCCAAGCCGGCCAACCTCGAAGCCCTCAAGGCAGCCCTGCAGGCCGCACTGGAGAGCGCCGACCAGGAGGAACTCCCGGGCCTGCGCCGCGCGATCCGGATCGTGGAGGACTTCGTGCCGAGCGGCGGTGTGGCCGGGGTGGACTGGGCGCGCAACGTCCTGGCACTGGCCGGCATCGACCCCCGTACGGCCGAGGTCAAGGCCGTCCGCGAGCTGCGCACCGCACGGCCCGACCTCGGCCTCAAGGAGGCGGTCGCGCTGGTCAAGGCGCTGACCGCGCACTGAGGCCGAGGCGCTCGCGCCGAGGAGTCACGACTGGGCGAGGTAGGAGGCCACGAAGGCGTCCAGGTCGGTCAGGGCCGCGGCCAGGTCGGCCCGGGTGAGCTGCTTGGCGGCGGCGCCGGTGGCGAGGAAGTGGCCGAGGGCGCCCTGGCAGGTGGGGACGGGGGAGGCGGACGCGGGGAGGGTGCAGCTGATCGCCTGGGCCGGGCCGCCGGGGGACTGGAAGGTGACCAGGGCGACCGTGCGGTTCGGGCCGCCGGTGGCGGGCAGGTTCGGCTCGCGGGTGTTCGCCGGGACGCCGACGGCGGTCAGCAGCAGGCCCGGGGCGCTGGTGGGCACGGAGTGCACCCGGTCGGCGGGCAGCCGGGCCGGGGCGTTGCAGGTGTTGGGCGCGGCGCCGGCCCGGGGCACGAAGCCGCAGACCAGGTCGATGTTCGTCTGCGCGCCACCGCTGACGAACACGGCCTGCACCACCGCGTCGAAGCGGGCGCCGGTCGGATCGGCGACCGCGGCACCGGGGTGGACGAACGCCTCCTCGCCGCCGTCCGCGGCGAAGAACGCCACGTCGCAGGTCCAGCCGCCGGGCGCCACCAGGAAGTGCACCTCGCCCGGGTAGCGGGCCCCGTACACCGCCGCCGTCGCCGGCACGTCCACCCCGTCCGGCACCGCCGCCGTGGCCGGTACGGCGCCCAGCGCCGGCAGCCCCGGCCCGGTCGTCTCCGCCGGACAGGCCCGCACGGGCGCACTCCCGGCGGCCGACGCCACCCCCGCCCCGGGCGCGAACAGCCCACCCGCGGCGAGCAGAACCGCCGCGGCCAGGACCCCCGGCCGGCGCTGACTCAGCCGGCGCGGACCGAATACGCTGCGCATGCTCCACCTCCAGGCACGTGCAGTGGAGGCCCCCGGGACACGGCGGGTCCGCCGCACTCCTTCCCACCAGCCTAGAACCGCCCCCGCGCCCCCCGCGCGCCCACTCCCCGCCGCTCGGACCGGGCCCCGGCGCTGTCGGTGCGTGCCCCTACCGTGGGCGGCATGATCGATTCTCAACTGCTCCGCGGCCTGCGCCGGCGCTTCCCCGACCGCAGCGCCGAGGGCCGCACGGCGCCGCAGCTGGCGGGCCGTCAGGTGGTGTCCGGCCTGTGGGTGAGCGATGCGGCGGCGCCGGAGGGGGCGTGGCAGCGGCTGCACCGGGAGCACGCGCAGTCCGGGCTGTGGCCGCTGCTGCTGGATCCGAGGGGCGAGGGGCCGGACCTCGACGGCGCGGACCTGGGTCTGGCACCGGGGCAGGCGGGGGAGCCCGCGCCGGACGGGTACGACCCGGAAGCCCTGCTGCGCGGGTGGTGGGAGCGCGCGGTGCTGTGGTGCCCGACGGACGGTCCGCAGGAGCGGGCAGAGCTGCTGGAGACGCTGGAACCCTTCGGCGCCGTCTGGCCGGGCCTGGCCCCGGCCGCGTCCCCGCTACGGGATCCGCAGGACTGCGCGGACGCGCTGGCCCGCCAACTGCTGCGTGGCCGACCCGGGTTGCGGATCGGCCTGGTCCGCGCGGACGGCGGAGCCCAGGCGCTGGCCGCCTGCGGCTGGAACGGCACGAACGGCCACGGCGACAGCGGTGCGATCGCCGCCGTGCTGCGCAGCTGGCAGGAGCGCTTCGGCGCCCGGGTCGTCCAGGCGGGCGCCGACGCGCTGTACCTGAGCGTCGCGGCGCCGCCGACCGGCCCGCAGGAGGCGCTGCTGGTGGCGGCCGAGCATGCGGCGTTCTGCCCGGACAACCTCTTCCAGTGCGACGACGGGGGCCTGGTCGGCTACGCCGAGGAACTGGTCGACGAGGGCTGCTGGTCCTTCTGGTGGGACTGACGGGCGGGCCCTGACCTGACGACCGTGGGAACGGACATCTACGGCGGCATCGAGTACCGCCACCCGGGCGTCGGCAGCGACTACTACGAAGGCGAGCCCTGGATCACCGCGCTGGACCTGTGGCCGCTGTACGACCGGGTCGACTACCCGGCCTTCGGCTGCCTCTTCGGGGTGCGCAACGATGCCGGCTTCCGCCCGCTGGCGGCCGGCCGCGGGCTGCCCGCCGACGTGTCGGGCCGGCTGCGCGAACAGCTGGGGCCGTGGGTGACGGGGAGTGAGACGGCCGGTGCGAGCTGGGTGAGCTGGGCGGAACTGGCCGCGCTGGACCCGTCCTCCGGCCCCGAGCACTACAGGGGCCGGCTGACCTGGTGGGTGACGCCCGGCAGCCGGATGCTGCACCAGCGCTTCGTGCCAGCGGACTGGCCCGGGGACGTCCTCACCCGACTCGGCACGCCACCACAGGGGTTGGGCGATGCCGCCGGGCTGGTGGAGTGGACGGCGGGGGAGTACCGCTGCCGGTACGAGCCGCTGACCGCCGGGACCGTCCTGGGGGAGGGGACGGGCTGGCCGCAGGTTTTCGCGGTGGTGAAGGCCCTGGCGGACCGTTTCGGCGACGACGCGGTACGGCTCGTCGTCGCCTTCGGCTGATCCCGGGCCCGGCCGGGAGTCCGCCGCCCCGCACGACCGCGTCGAGGTGCCGCAGCCCGGGCGGGTCACTCCCAGTGGGAGACGATGCGGCCGGGCACGACCGCGAACAGGTACCACAGTGCGCCCGCGCCGGCGGCTGCCAGCAGGAGGAGGAGCAGCAGGGCCGGCCATGGGCGGCGGCTCACCGCAGTGCCTCCTGCGGGTGCGAGGCGCGGGCCCGTTCGGCGCGCGAGGTGCGGGCGAGGGTGCGGACCTCGGCGACGGCGGGGCAGGTGGCGTAGACGCGGGCCAGGTGGGCGAGGTGTTCGGCCTCGCCGTCCATGGTGTCCATGGTGGTCGGTCCGTCCGAGGCAGGCGCGGCGGGTGCGGCGGTCGTAGTGGCTCCCGTGGCCTGCGGTATGGCGCCGGACGCGGCGAGCTCCAGGGCGGTGGCCAGGGCGGCGGCCTCGGCGGTGGCGGCGGCGTGGGCGGAGGGCGGCGGGAAGCGGCGGGTGGCGCGCTCGAGCCACTGGGCGGTGCGCGGGTCCGAGTGTTGGCGCAGGATCAGCCGGGCGTCGTGGATCTCGATGATCCGCCGGTAGAGCGCGAACCGCGGGTCGCGCGGGGGCAGCGGCAGGTGGCGGGCCGGGTCGAGGGCGATCTCCGGCAGCACGGTGTGCAGGTCGCGCCAGAGCGGGGTGAGCGCCCGGTAGTGGCGGTGGGCGCGCAGCCAGCCGCGTACCGCCCCGGTCGCGACGGGCCACAGCGTGCTGCCCAGGCCCGCCGCGATCAGCGCCGCGCACAGCCCGCCCAGGACGGCGCACAGGGTGTCCTCGGGGCCGTCCTGGCTGCCGGTGACGGCCGCGCGCAGGACGTCGTCCATGCTCCAGGCGTTCCAGAGCAGCCCGGCCACCAGCCCGCCGGTCAGCAGCCGCAGCCCGGTGCCCAGGCGCCCGGGGCCGGCCGCGCGGGTGCGCCGCAGCAGTTCGCGCAGCAGCGCGACCAGGCACATCGTGGTGTGCAGCATGCCCACGGCGGTGTACCCGGCCAGCGCCAGGCGCGCGGACAGCTCGGGCCCGACGGTCAGGTCCTGGCCCGCCAGGTCCGGCGCGGCGGCGGTGATCAGCGCCAGCCGCAGCCCCAGCACCGCACCCAGCAGGGCCAGCCCGCCCCGCACCTCGCGCGGGCGCCCCCCGCGCCGGCGCACGGCCGGGCCGGTATGCCCGGCATCGCCGTGCCCGGGGCCGGTATGCCCGGCATCGGCGTGCCCGGCATCGGCGTGCCCGGCATCGGCGTGCCCGGGGTCCGCGTTGCGCAGGGCCGGTGCCAGCAGCCGGATCGCCGCGGCCGCGCCGTCGCGCAGCCCGTCACCGAGCACGATCACCAGCACCGCCAGCACCGGAACTCCCGTGCCCTGCACCGCCCGTACGGTCGGCGGGGCGAGCACCAGCAGGCCGGCGCCCAGCAGGGCCGTGCCGTAGCAGGTGTAGCGGGCGGCGGCGCGGGAGTCGATCCGGCTGCGGGCGAAGTGGGCGGCGCTCAGCACGAAGAACAACCCGACGGGGTAGAGGGCCAGTTCGCTCACGCCCGGCCCTCCTCCTTCGGTCCACCGCCCGCGGACCCCGACCCGCTGCCCAGCAGGAAGCCCAGCGCGTCCAGCGAACCGCGCACCGGCGCCGGCCCCGGCAGGCCGGCGGCGTCCGCCCGGTCCGCCCGGCTCAGGATCAGCGAGGCCAGCAGCTCCGCCTCCCGCTCCTGCGGCTCGTCGTAGCGGGTGCGCCCGAGCACCCGCTGCACCAGCGCGGGGGAGAGGTTGGGCAGCAGCGCGGCGGCCGGGGCCAGGGGCGCGGAGCCGGCGTGGTCGAGCAGCAGGTGCGCGATCTCGTGCACCAGGATGTGCCGTTGGTGCAGGGCGCCGGTGTCCGCCGCGTACAGGATGTAGTCCGCCTCCAGGGTGGAGACCAGCAGCCCGCAGGGGGCGTGCGGACGGGCCGGCACCGGAAGCAGCTCGATCGGCCGCCCGCGCCGCACCGCCAGCTGCTCCAGCAGCACCACCGGGTCGAACGGGCGCGGCAGCTCCAGCCGTTCGGCCATCCGGCGACAGCGCCGCAGCGTGGACCGGTAGTCCCGGCCACCGTTCCTACTCACTGTCCAGGAGTGAACTTTGAGTCCATGTCCTGGTAGTGCGCGCATCCCGAACGGTTTTGGGTGCGCTGGTCGCCCGCGTTCTCGTGGTCCCTGCTCGGGCACGTGCATCGTGTGCGCGGTCCGTGACGGGGCGGCGGGTTCCCTCACGCCCCTGGACGCCCGGTCCGGCCTGGGCGGTCCGATGCCCACGACGATCGCTTCGGTCGTCGTGGGGCGGTGCCGTCCGTCGCCGGATCGGGTACCCGAGGGCGCGTCGCCCGATCGCGATGCTCGCGGCATCGTGCCGGGTGGTGGTGCGGGTGGGCGTCGCGAGTGGCTTCTGCCAGTGCTGCGCGCCCCATTGGGAGGTGTAGGCGGGGTCCACGGCGACGATGACCAGGTCCAGCTCGGCGGCCATGGAGATGAGCCGGGCGCGGAGCCTGCCGGTGGGGATGCCGGCCACGAGCTGCCGGAACCTCTTCTTGCGGCCGTGTTTCTCGCGGGTGGTCTCGGCGGTGAAGTCCAGGTTCTCCAGGCCGATCGCCCTCATGCCGCGCCGCTTCGCCCAGTTCAGGAGTCGGGTGATGGCGTGGCGGATCTGGGCGTCGCGGTGGGTGGCGGTGCCGGTCAGGTCGTAGTGGAACCGGCGGGGCTCGCCGACCGGGTTGCCATGGCGGTCGAGGTGCCAGGCGGCGAAGTGGTCGGCGTTGGTGTCCACGCCGACCATCCCGGCCGCGCGGGCCGCCTCCAGTGGCATCGTCCGCACCACGGGCCGGGTCCAGGAGGCGTCCAGGTACCAGCGCCCCCGCTGCACGTCCAGGTGGATGCGGTACGCGACCGCCCGGTTGCCCTCGATCCGGTCCCGCCATTGCTCGCCCCGGTGTGCGAACGCCACGCGTGCGGCCAGGACATACCGGCCGCCGGCGGCGTTGGCGTACCCGGCGAGCGGCGCGGGCAGCTTGAGCGACACCTCACCGTGCGGGGTGACCCGGATCGTCTCGTGGCCGAACCGTTTGCCCGACTCGCCGTCAGCGGACAGGAACCAGCGTGCGCTCTCCCACCGTTCCCGCCACTGGGCCTCGGTCAGGTTCGCCGCCGCCAGGTGGTGCCGGGTGTTCAGCGGCTCCCGCCCGCCGCGCACCACCCGCACGCGACCGGCCTCACGATCAGCCCGGGCAGCCGCGTACCGGTCCTCCAGCGCCGCGAGCCGGCGGGACTTGACGAACCACTCCTGCCTGGACCGGTAGCCACCGGGCGCCCGCCCGGTGCCCTTCTCCCCGACCGGCAGCGACAGCCGGTGGCGCAGCATTCGGATGCCTGTGTCCAGTGAGTCCAGGTGCGCGGTCTGTCCGCGATGGGCCAGTGCCCACTGGTCGTGGGTGGCCTTGGTGACCGAACCGGCCCAGCGGGACGAGGGCTCCACGGTCAGGTCACGCTTGCGTGCGGCCCACGTTTCCTTGCCGTGCTCAAGGCCGTCCGCGCAGCGCGTCTTCAGGTCCTTCGACGCCAGAGCCCCCAGGTGCCCGCCGACCAGCCGCAGCACCTCCTCGTCCTCGGGCGTGAGGCCCTTGAGACGGTCGCGGATCGTCACACCCGACGGGCCGAGGGAAATGAACGGCGCGTCGATCCGCCGGAGCGTCTTCTTCGGGCCGGTCACGTCATCCCTCCTCCCAGTCAGTGCCACCCACCCTCACACACAGCACCGACAGTCGTCTCATGGATCCAAGAAGTCGTCACCGAAGACAAACTTATGAACACGTATGTGCACTAAAACGCTCTCAACCCTAAGCAGTTCACAACCCCTCGAATCACCCCACAAGCCGGGCTCCCCTCCAGCTCCAGGTCTCGGATCTCAGGACGAGGGGCGTTTGCGCGCCGCGTCCCGGCGGGCGATCACGTCGACCAGCTCGCTGACCGTGTCCAGGCCCTCCGGCGACAGGCCCACCGCCCGCAGCGCCAGGCTGCGCACGCCCGCGTCGCGCAGCGCGCCGAGCAGTGCCAGCTCCTTGGCGATCTCGGCGCCCTGCCGCTCGTCGAAGAAGTACGCGGGCGGGACCTGGAAGAACTGGGCCAGCGCCTCCAGGTGGCGCTTGGTCGGGTTGTCCCGGCGCCCGGTGCGCAGCTGCCACAGGTAGGTGGTGGAGAAGGACTCCCCGGTCGCCTCGCGGCAGGCCCGGGCCACCTCCTCGTTGGTGTACTGCTCGCGGTCGGGGCGGCGGACGGTGTGGAACAGCGCCTCGATCCGGGCCGCCAGCCCGCTCGCCTCCGCGCTCGCCCGACCGTCCCCGGCACCGTCCGACAGCTCATCCGGGTGCCCGTCCGACAGCCCCTCCGGATGCCCGGTCAGCTCCGGTGGAGTGCCCTGCGGTTCCACCTGAACGCCGTCCCCCGTCGACTCCGTCATCGCCCACCTTCCTCACGCCCGGGCCCTCCGCGCCGCGACCTCGACGGACGGGCAGGGCCCGCCAGGTCACGATAGCCGAACGGCATCAGCTGGCATGGATCCGAAGGTACTCGCGATCAACTCCAGTTGACCCGCGTGACGGCGGCTGACATGCTGGGCGCGCGAGCCGGCCGTCACCCCGGTTATTCTGACGATCCATCACATCAACCTCCGTCCGACGGGATTTGATGTCCCGCCCGAAGGGCCTGGACGGCTCCGGCGCCCCA from Kitasatospora cathayae includes:
- a CDS encoding transcriptional regulator, yielding MNAEPPAPAFDELIHQPTRLTVVAFLSGCAEAEFRAVRESCGVSESALSKLVSTLEAASYVKVRRGYVGKRPRTWLRLSPQGRRALAAHLAELQRIAADATALGAALERQAGRE
- a CDS encoding DUF4253 domain-containing protein, whose translation is MIDSQLLRGLRRRFPDRSAEGRTAPQLAGRQVVSGLWVSDAAAPEGAWQRLHREHAQSGLWPLLLDPRGEGPDLDGADLGLAPGQAGEPAPDGYDPEALLRGWWERAVLWCPTDGPQERAELLETLEPFGAVWPGLAPAASPLRDPQDCADALARQLLRGRPGLRIGLVRADGGAQALAACGWNGTNGHGDSGAIAAVLRSWQERFGARVVQAGADALYLSVAAPPTGPQEALLVAAEHAAFCPDNLFQCDDGGLVGYAEELVDEGCWSFWWD
- a CDS encoding MAB_1171c family putative transporter, with protein sequence MSELALYPVGLFFVLSAAHFARSRIDSRAAARYTCYGTALLGAGLLVLAPPTVRAVQGTGVPVLAVLVIVLGDGLRDGAAAAIRLLAPALRNADPGHADAGHADAGHADAGHTGPGHGDAGHTGPAVRRRGGRPREVRGGLALLGAVLGLRLALITAAAPDLAGQDLTVGPELSARLALAGYTAVGMLHTTMCLVALLRELLRRTRAAGPGRLGTGLRLLTGGLVAGLLWNAWSMDDVLRAAVTGSQDGPEDTLCAVLGGLCAALIAAGLGSTLWPVATGAVRGWLRAHRHYRALTPLWRDLHTVLPEIALDPARHLPLPPRDPRFALYRRIIEIHDARLILRQHSDPRTAQWLERATRRFPPPSAHAAATAEAAALATALELAASGAIPQATGATTTAAPAAPASDGPTTMDTMDGEAEHLAHLARVYATCPAVAEVRTLARTSRAERARASHPQEALR
- a CDS encoding ImmA/IrrE family metallo-endopeptidase, yielding MSRNGGRDYRSTLRRCRRMAERLELPRPFDPVVLLEQLAVRRGRPIELLPVPARPHAPCGLLVSTLEADYILYAADTGALHQRHILVHEIAHLLLDHAGSAPLAPAAALLPNLSPALVQRVLGRTRYDEPQEREAELLASLILSRADRADAAGLPGPAPVRGSLDALGFLLGSGSGSAGGGPKEEGRA
- a CDS encoding transposase, whose protein sequence is MTGPKKTLRRIDAPFISLGPSGVTIRDRLKGLTPEDEEVLRLVGGHLGALASKDLKTRCADGLEHGKETWAARKRDLTVEPSSRWAGSVTKATHDQWALAHRGQTAHLDSLDTGIRMLRHRLSLPVGEKGTGRAPGGYRSRQEWFVKSRRLAALEDRYAAARADREAGRVRVVRGGREPLNTRHHLAAANLTEAQWRERWESARWFLSADGESGKRFGHETIRVTPHGEVSLKLPAPLAGYANAAGGRYVLAARVAFAHRGEQWRDRIEGNRAVAYRIHLDVQRGRWYLDASWTRPVVRTMPLEAARAAGMVGVDTNADHFAAWHLDRHGNPVGEPRRFHYDLTGTATHRDAQIRHAITRLLNWAKRRGMRAIGLENLDFTAETTREKHGRKKRFRQLVAGIPTGRLRARLISMAAELDLVIVAVDPAYTSQWGAQHWQKPLATPTRTTTRHDAASIAIGRRALGYPIRRRTAPPHDDRSDRRGHRTAQAGPGVQGREGTRRPVTDRAHDARARAGTTRTRATSAPKTVRDARTTRTWTQSSLLDSE
- a CDS encoding helix-turn-helix domain-containing protein gives rise to the protein MTESTGDGVQVEPQGTPPELTGHPEGLSDGHPDELSDGAGDGRASAEASGLAARIEALFHTVRRPDREQYTNEEVARACREATGESFSTTYLWQLRTGRRDNPTKRHLEALAQFFQVPPAYFFDERQGAEIAKELALLGALRDAGVRSLALRAVGLSPEGLDTVSELVDVIARRDAARKRPSS